The sequence attaaattgtgttttgtacTTTTGTTTTGGCCATATATCAACCCAACTGAATATGAATTCAAATGACATGAcaaaatggatataaaaatgTCTCATACCTAGCAATTTATTAGCAGTTTCAGAGAACAGTAAAATTCAACGTTTCTACTACAGAGAGTTGTGTCTTTGCCACGTGACTCGTGGTGATCACGTGACCGGTGACAACTGGTGGGAGTCATGTGATCTATAACAGCGGCGATAGAATCGTCTGTGCTACAGGAGACTATTCCACCTCAGGAATTCTCCACATCATTGATTTCATGTGTAATTTACATCCAGACAGGGTTCTTGATGTCAGTTGGCTTTGACAACGCGCTCTCAACAAAAGAGAGTCAGTGTATAAACCCATTAGTGATGGTCATGTCACACGAGCCGCCATTACCGGAAATAGACTGTGGCAAAACAAACGAGATTTGCATGTCGGCAGACGGTTTTTTAAAACCCCATCATTATTTGAAAAGTGGTTATTTTAAGTTCAGGTTTATTTATTTGCGGACGCATCAAATTacagaaatgtttattttctatttgcACTAGAATGCGGTTATATTTGATCAACAAACACTAACATAAATTTCATCTTCAGATGGCGTGCTCCCTTATTTGTTGCATGTATTGAAGCAGATAACTTGttttctaatgataataacgaCTTTGACTGTCACTTGGCCGACATCTgtactaaagtctataaaatggtAGTTCCCAGTCCCACCCAAAGGCTCCCAAAACGCACGCATACACCACATCATATAAAAGATAGGCTACCCTTAAATAACTTACATTACATTCCCATAGAGGAATAAGTTTTAAAACTGACGAAagttgaaaattatatatttcaatttgagAATCTAAGATTTATTGGTGGATTCCATTGTACTAATACCAGCAATATCTGCTAAATACCAATTCATGCCTCGAATTATCTTTATGGCGTCGATTGTGCTCTAAAATGCGAACCCATGGAAGAAAGATATATCAACTATCGTAAAGTCACTACTCTATCCCAAAATAGCTTTGCTGTATTTATACAGAAGATGGGAAATAATAGCGAGACCCGCCCCGACATCACGTGCTACAGTCCTACCGGAGTCTAAGACTTGATTGTATTTCATCTGAATCGACAATCATCCATGTTCTATTTTGATTAAGACAGTTTTATGTGTAGTCGTTAGTATGATCTCACGCGTCCCATCGATCTTCTCAAGTAATTTCTTAGACTTTGAATAATTTCCTGCTGTTACCATGGAGACCGATATTTATGGCGTTGCAGTGGGTATCTGATATCCTTCCGGGACACTCAACACGCATGCGTGCCTACATGACAGCCACATGTTTAATCGCATAGCACCATGTTGATTTCCTACCTAAGCAAACACATTAATACAGACACAGGACATTAGCGTTGATATTTAGATAACCATTGCAAGAAATGTTAACAATAGCCATGTTTTTGTACTGATGGTGAACTGTTGATATGTATGATTGCTGATTTCATGATTATGATTTGTTTTATGTGGATAGGACTGGGTTGATACTTAaataataacagaaataaaaattttcattataaaatattcCATCGTCCTGATGATTGGCTAAGTCCTCTCCTAAAAAATTACTTACATGGAATAAAAAAATGCCATATGCTACACATTCTCGAACCAGTTTTTACTCATTTTTAGTCATTTTTAGCTACAGGTAGACACAAACTGGAGTCTTTTATTTTCTTCCTCtaacatttgtattaaaatcatcGTATATATACTCCCTTTCtgcaatttcaatttttatggCCATACATACTATCACAGGAAAATTTCTGATAATATAGTTACGTTTTCTTCCTcttcatttctattttttacTTCCTCTTCTTTTAACGACTTTTGCCGTTGACATCCATCATGTTGAATATATGTTGATGAAGCATGCTAAAGGTACTATTTTTTTTCTAGTTTCAGCTTTCGGCATAGTTGGGATAGTAGCCGGTACCATCGTTTTCATCATACTGGCCACCATTGTAACATACAAATGCTATCGACGCCGGAGAGCCCAAGAAGTCCAGAGCAGGCTGTCGTCTGCCATCAAGAAAGGTCTTAAAGAAAGTACAAACGTCAAGAAAAGTAGTGTCTCATCACGCGGTACCCCAATGAAACACAAAGCTACCAGCCCTATCACTCCGCCGTCGCAGCACGACCTTGGATCTACCGAGCGTATGCTTCCGCCATCGCACTCAATGCAGTCAGAAAAAGAGTCCTCCGGACACATGAAATCAGAAGTATATGTTGAAAATGAAAAGGAAGGGAAAACACCAGAAAAAGAAGTTTGCATGAGAGaaaaacaaattgatgaaaacaaaatacagaaaTTGGGCAACCTTCATTTTTCTGTGGAATATGATTCACTGAAGACCGCCTTACTTGTCACGATCCTTCGCGCTGTGGACCTTCCCCAGAGGGACCCAAGTTTAGGAGGTTGTGATCCCTATGTGAAGCTTCAGCTTCTCCCGGATAAAAGGCACAAGTGTAAGACAAGGGTTCTTCGGAAAACCCTCAGTCCAACTTACGACGAAACATTCACCTTCTATGGGATCAGTGAAAATCAGATTCAAGGAATTACTCTGCATTTCGTGGTCCTTAGCTTTGACCGTTTCTCGCGAGATGAGATCATCGGTGAGGTTGTGTATCCCCTAAATGGAGTGGACCCTACCCAAAAGGAAATCCATCTGACTAAAGAGATACACCCACGTCATCTTAAAGTAAGTAGCCACGTGattttgtatcattttgttattgttatcgCTCACGGAATCAATTTAGGTAATGAATGGCATTATTATACACATGCTGTTTGCTTGTTTGCCAAGCAAGTAGCCGGTAATTTGTCTCTATGAAAAGGAACTCCCACGATTTGTTGATCAAGTTAACATACAAAGAACTCATCCATCATGAAAATAGATGGGGTATATGTATGGTTTCATGTTAGCTGGTTGGTAATCTTGATACTCAGTGGATATTCCGTGACGAAAAACTGTGAATATACAGGACCATATGCACTAAATGAATATTGCTAAAGAAGGTTCAGAGTCGCTTGCCTTTCATAACAAAAATGTTTCTCAAACttctcattttattttaatttaataatcAAGATGGTTTCATTTGTGTTTGACACAATATTACGTGACGGGTGAAATCGATGGTCAAAAGAACGCTTAAACTTTTATTCTATTCTCCTGGTACATAATCTGAACTCCACACACTAAATTGCATCTAGCCTGCTCTTGTAAGAATGTTGAACTAAGCAAAAAGGATTATACTGGTACTGTAGTTTAAATCTATACTTTGAACATAATTTATTTAGactgttttaaaacaaatgtatcTTAAGTTGAACATTGAATTTTGAAGTGAAAGACAGACTTTAGTGAAAAATTTCCCCTATTTCATGCATTCTAAAGTGCAGTCAGTTGCAATATTAAGAGAAATGGCGTTCGGAAAATGGCTCCAACTAACAATTTAACTTTTATCTTAATGGGACGTCCCTGCCTGGTTCATTCAAGATTGATGAGGGATTACTGTGGTTGGGGACAGCAAGGCTATCCTGATCAAATCGCTAACTCACTTATTATTACTGTCTATTTACTAAAATTCGCGAATTCACTTAGGTTCGCGAAAATACTTCGCGGTTTTTTTCTCTCAGAAGCaaggttttaatgtaaaaatatatccCTATTAGTGATGCTTAAAAGGTTACAAAGAGGAAAATATTTCCCCGCGATTAAGTTCTAATAAGTAATCCGCGAAATTAAAGCTTCTATTAGAACTCTAGATCTAGATTATAGGGCTACTTAACAATCATTTACCACCACCTTCCTatacattgtttacattattaTCTTAGCTTGTGTAGATAGTCATCTcccccaaagagcacaacaaagctaaatatacatgttactgggacgaaatagcgtTTACTGTTGAACgaagtggttataaggatctgtattttaatcagattgacatGACTGATATGGGGAACAGACGCTAAGCTATAGTTAATGGATAGTGTTATTTTgttcatattattattaatttatttactgtaccgaatACACTGGTTTAGTAATCAATATCTACCGGAAATTACAATTATATGTTTACACTTACAACAATGAGCTTCAACAACTTTCTAAATCAGCATGATTGGGAATTATATTGGCGgaaaatttcatgatttattcATAATTTGTTCTTGCATACTGCTTTAAAACAAGTTACATTGGGGTTATGCACTAAACGGAACGATCCATTTCATGACAAACTAATATCATTTCATAATGTATAAGTACAAAATCAATAATGTTTCTGTATAGCAATTTAAagattaataaattaattaacaaagaAGTGTCATAATGCATATTTTCGCGCGTGTAACGTCATGAAATCGTCATTGTAACAATGGCAGATGCCGTGACGACATCTCGATCGAGATGTAAACCCTGGGAGACCTATGAGCAGATACACAGCATCATTGATCGTTGTTTCCGCAAATAACATCGAATTCAGTAGAATTACTGTTTTGTAATGAGAACAGCGCCACATTTATGTCATTTGGGTGCGAAACTAACTGGATTACCTGATCAATTAAAATGGCTCTGCATGCAATACTGTTAGGGCGATCTTAATGCCATACATTAAGCCGTAATTTCGTACAAAAAAATACCTACATCAAGAAGCAGTGATGGTGTACGTGCCTTTGGTACAGTAGTTCAAGGTGATTGTATGCAAGAACAACCCAGGATTATATGTACAATACAACTTCAAACAATTAACCATGCTAGAATAGTTCTTCGCAGACGACAATCACGAATCAATGGTGGCAATCGAACAAACGTAACGACGCTTCAAGGTAATTCCCAATGTATGTAATTGTATCATCCTCTCGGATAGATCTATAAACACGCGTGTTTCAATTAATTAAAACTATCAATTAATACTGACAATAGTTGGAAGGGTGTGTTTACGCTTTGATTACGTATACGAATAATAGTATAACCAATCCCTGTTGTTCTTTCGAGGAAATGTAAGTTTCAACATGCACTTCCTTTTTCTGGTCGCGTGCTGAAGGCGTATGCGGAATAATTTCCATGTCATTTTTTCCAGAGGCGTATTTACTCTCAGAAAAGCAAAGGTGACATTCTATAGCAAGCCCTTTCTCGCTTGGTCGCGTGCTAGAACTGACTGTTAGTAGACTGACTTTGTTCTCCTGAAACGTCCTTCGTGTCTTAAAACTATATTTAAGACTTTGaacaaaataaaccaataaATATACCTTTCATTCAAAGAACACTTACATGATTTCTAATAAGAAATATCTTCAGACGAGATTGTTTCAATCGTGCGTATAACTACAAATGTAAaccgaaaatagaaaattatttagagaaaattatcaatatttgtatataaaatatgcataatcTCACACAACGTTTAATGCTTTGACGCTTGTTATAGACCCCAATGGATCAAGCTAATGAGTTCAAAGCAATATACCTCAAGGTCATTGGGGTAATTGCTCTAAGTCTATTGTCTTGGTTGTATCTCAGGTCGCTATCCTGCTAAGCCCGACCGTTACATATTAGACATCGACTCTCTGAATCCTCTAGGGGGACACTAAACTTATTCATGATTAATTGGACACTACGTGGAAATAAGTCCGTCCTCGGAAGGATTAGGAAACCTTACTAGAACATCCAGAACATCCGGAAGGTGTTTCCCTGGTGTAAAAATGTCCATGAATTGATGTTTGGGTTTAATTGGTTTTCCTTGACGTGATCCAATCCTTGTCTTAGAAACGTGTTATATCTTACATGTGGGACATCAAAGATAGTACTTTTTTCTATCCGAATTGTTAAGAGTGAAACTGCGTCCATGGATTAAGTACGACGTTACCGGTGCCACGACTGATTCATCGAATTcactgataaaaaaaatcacagaaaGTTGTAAAGAATAACAACCAATAATGAGTTGTGAAACAACTGACAGTCTGTCTTTGGGGTAATAAAGGACTCGATTTGTGTGCCTTTGTTAAATCGAGTCCGGTCAAACCAGCGCTCCTActacatgctataaacactagtaaacataacgGCTttgttatttggtgacagaaatatgtacctAACCCTGTGGACTTGCATAAATGAAATGTGCATTTTTTGCATAtgttgccaaaatttacaaataacaatCTGCGAGTGCACAGTAATAAAAAGTCTGTCGATATTACCATTTCTTTATGCTTTTACTGACAACAATTTGTTTTCAACATCATTCAAACACATCTCTTTTACACTAAACAGATAAAAGAAAACACGTTGAAAAACTCCCTGTCTGTTACGTCATAAATATGGCAGATAGAGGCTACTGGCTAGGGTTTCTATAAAGGTTCCTCTTTTGACGTAAATTCCGCGTTAAATTATATCGTATAGATGCAATGCagatttttctttcatacaatTATTTACTTTCGAAAATCATAAAAGGAAGTTGAACTCGTAAAAACAAGGATGGACACCGTGCAGTCAAGAAGAAAATTACTTTATCAAATCTACCGAGAGAAAAAAACAGCTTTTACTGTAATTTGTCCTGGTGCATATACCAAACTATTAAAGATGAAATCTTAACGCATGCAAGTTAAACTGTCACGTTTTTCATAGGCTGATTACATAATCACGCAATTCACAAACAATATCGCAAGAAAGCTTTTAGGGAATTTCCTACCACAGACTGGTAATTGAAATGTACCTAAAGATTCGTCTTCCGGCAAACAATTACCGTTAAAATCAAGTCACACGGGACACGTGATTTGCATAAATGCAATGTGCAGTACGTGTTAGCATAGACTGTAATACAGAGAGAGTGCGTGTATGCATTGAAAAACATCATAATAATCCTGAAGCAATTAGTTTATCTGAAGCTTTTTAATTGCGATTGATTACATTTACTTTAACGATTACATCATATCTGTCTCGTAAATTGTAGTAATTTCGTATAGTAAGTTTAAATTGCATCCAACTGGTGTTATGCTGCGCGCTAgtcagaagcagaaactaccactagcTATTTTTTGGTTATTGAATGAAATGAAACGTTGagacaaaaaataatgaattaatcgATAAGAATAACAAGCAAACTGCTCGCATCAGTTCGTATGCTCTTATATCTGAGTGGGGAAAATACTAAAAGCAGATTAGGATCATGTAATCATTTTTAAAACGAAAAAAAGAACTAAATCACACATTACATTTGAGGTTTCAAGAAGGGAGGTGTGTGACATACTCACATACAGACCACCACAGCCGGGACATTATTTTCTGAATTTCAGCAGTGCAGGATTAAGTTAAGTCGCGTCGTTTCTCCCTGAAGACATCCCACTGAC is a genomic window of Argopecten irradians isolate NY chromosome 10, Ai_NY, whole genome shotgun sequence containing:
- the LOC138333935 gene encoding synaptotagmin-11-like isoform X2; amino-acid sequence: MVERKHVVHQAATVDGTVSAFGIVGIVAGTIVFIILATIVTYKCYRRRRAQEVQSRLSSAIKKGLKESTNVKKSSVSSRGTPMKHKATSPITPPSQHDLGSTERMLPPSHSMQSEKESSGHMKSEVYVENEKEGKTPEKEVCMREKQIDENKIQKLGNLHFSVEYDSLKTALLVTILRAVDLPQRDPSLGGCDPYVKLQLLPDKRHKCKTRVLRKTLSPTYDETFTFYGISENQIQGITLHFVVLSFDRFSRDEIIGEVVYPLNGVDPTQKEIHLTKEIHPRHLKFQMQGRGELLVSLCYQPAANRLTVVVLKARNLPKMDITGLSDPYVKIYLLYNGQRIAKKKTHVKKRTLNPVFNESFLFDVPYNEGLQNISLEFLVLDWDRVTKNEVIGRLEVGARSSSQQLHHWSEVINCPRKQIAEWHKLKE
- the LOC138333935 gene encoding synaptotagmin-11-like isoform X1, with the protein product MVERKHVVHQAATVDGTVSAFGIVGIVAGTIVFIILATIVTYKCYRRRRAQEVQSRLSSAIKKGLKESTNVKKSSVSSRGTPMKHKATSPITPPSQHDLGSTERMLPPSHSMQSEKESSGHMKSEVYVENEKEGKTPEKEVCMREKQIDENKIQKLGNLHFSVEYDSLKTALLVTILRAVDLPQRDPSLGGCDPYVKLQLLPDKRHKCKTRVLRKTLSPTYDETFTFYGISENQIQGITLHFVVLSFDRFSRDEIIGEVVYPLNGVDPTQKEIHLTKEIHPRHLKFQMQGRGELLVSLCYQPAANRLTVVVLKARNLPKMDITGLSGENYPYVKIYLLYNGQRIAKKKTHVKKRTLNPVFNESFLFDVPYNEGLQNISLEFLVLDWDRVTKNEVIGRLEVGARSSSQQLHHWSEVINCPRKQIAEWHKLKE